A genomic segment from Janibacter sp. DB-40 encodes:
- the sigE gene encoding RNA polymerase sigma factor SigE, whose product MTFDAETADRAGDEWVQPTWSEVVEDHGERVYRLAYRLTGDTHEAEDLTHDVFIRVFRSLDGFVPGTFEGWLHRITTNLFLDRARRKQRLRLDSLTDDFAALLHSGTATPEQIVLRDHLDADIQRALDALPPQFRAAVVLCDVEGLTYEEVAETLDIKLGTVRSRIHRGRAMLRESLSHREPTTTRAPRTESRRRSGSGFPLARPVTGTL is encoded by the coding sequence GTGACCTTCGATGCCGAGACCGCCGATCGCGCTGGGGACGAGTGGGTCCAGCCCACGTGGAGCGAGGTGGTCGAGGACCACGGGGAGAGGGTCTACCGCCTCGCCTACCGCCTCACGGGCGACACGCACGAGGCCGAGGACCTCACGCACGACGTCTTCATCAGGGTCTTCCGTTCCCTCGACGGGTTCGTGCCGGGGACCTTCGAGGGGTGGCTGCACCGGATCACGACCAACCTCTTCCTCGACAGGGCCCGGCGCAAGCAGCGGCTGCGCCTGGACTCGCTCACCGATGACTTCGCCGCCCTGCTGCACAGCGGCACCGCCACCCCCGAGCAGATCGTCCTGCGGGACCACCTCGACGCCGACATCCAGCGCGCGCTGGATGCGCTGCCGCCGCAGTTCCGGGCCGCCGTCGTGCTGTGCGACGTCGAGGGCCTGACCTACGAGGAGGTCGCCGAGACGCTCGACATCAAGCTCGGGACCGTCCGCTCGCGCATCCACCGGGGTCGGGCCATGCTCCGCGAGAGCCTCAGCCACCGCGAACCGACCACGACCCGCGCGCCGCGCACGGAGTCGCGCCGGCGTAGCGGTTCGGGCTTCCCCCTCGCGCGCCCGGTGACCGGGACCCTGTGA
- a CDS encoding trypsin-like peptidase domain-containing protein, with translation MSSPHQGDEPTPRDDSAGPIPTSPYLPYDSLGSQEQGASQAHGEGGATGDRQGWWEETQQLPGGSAGDHAAQGRESYGQQDPYGQQDPYAPGNAHQYHGYAQQGPSPGYPYPGSPGTPPSSTRRRGPGWFGAGALALAAALIAGAIGGIGGGLVTDLRDDGSGGGPTIVQRDGEQAERPEGSVAAIAADAVPSVVTIRVNGSGGSGTGSGWVYDDRGHIVTNNHVVEAAGGSGRVRIELSDGSRRSAEVVGRDSAYDLAVLKVEPQGLEPIAIGSSDEVVVGDEVVAVGSPLGLGSTVTAGIVSALERPVAAGESGDESYISAIQTDTAINPGNSGGPLLNSDGNVIGVNTAIAQLPGQMSASGSIGLGFAIPSDVVVRTADQLISSGEAQHPIIGVSLDRRWQGEGAKVIEEGDMPGDQPSVVPGGPADKAGIEPGDVIIEMDGRRVTDLDQLVVRIRAQAVGDKVTLKVLRDGDERELTMTLEAAEEN, from the coding sequence ATGAGCTCTCCGCACCAGGGTGACGAGCCGACCCCACGGGACGACAGCGCGGGGCCGATACCGACGAGCCCGTACCTGCCCTACGACTCGCTCGGCTCGCAGGAGCAGGGCGCGTCGCAGGCCCACGGCGAGGGCGGCGCGACCGGTGACCGGCAGGGGTGGTGGGAGGAGACCCAGCAGCTCCCCGGTGGGAGCGCGGGCGACCACGCGGCCCAAGGCCGCGAGTCCTACGGACAGCAGGACCCCTACGGGCAGCAGGACCCGTATGCCCCCGGCAACGCACACCAGTACCACGGGTACGCCCAGCAGGGCCCCTCGCCCGGGTACCCGTACCCGGGCTCACCGGGGACACCCCCTTCGTCCACCCGGCGCCGAGGACCGGGCTGGTTCGGTGCGGGGGCACTCGCCCTGGCCGCTGCCCTGATCGCGGGTGCCATCGGCGGGATCGGTGGCGGGTTGGTCACCGACCTGCGCGACGACGGCAGCGGCGGCGGGCCCACCATCGTCCAGCGCGACGGGGAGCAGGCCGAGCGTCCCGAGGGGTCGGTCGCCGCCATCGCCGCCGACGCGGTCCCGAGCGTCGTGACGATCCGCGTCAACGGCTCCGGCGGGTCCGGGACGGGCTCCGGCTGGGTCTACGACGACCGGGGCCACATCGTCACCAACAACCACGTGGTCGAGGCGGCCGGTGGCTCCGGCCGGGTGCGCATCGAGCTCAGCGACGGCAGCCGCCGCAGCGCCGAGGTCGTGGGCCGGGACTCCGCCTACGACCTGGCCGTGCTCAAGGTCGAGCCCCAGGGCCTGGAGCCCATCGCGATCGGCAGCTCCGACGAGGTCGTCGTCGGCGACGAGGTCGTCGCCGTCGGGTCCCCGCTCGGCCTCGGCTCCACGGTCACCGCCGGCATCGTCTCCGCGCTGGAGCGACCGGTGGCCGCCGGCGAGAGCGGTGACGAGTCCTACATCTCCGCGATCCAGACCGACACGGCGATCAATCCCGGCAACTCCGGTGGACCGCTGCTCAACAGCGACGGCAACGTCATCGGCGTCAACACCGCCATCGCGCAGCTTCCCGGTCAGATGTCGGCCTCCGGCTCGATCGGCCTCGGCTTCGCCATCCCCTCCGACGTCGTCGTGCGGACCGCCGACCAGCTCATCAGCAGCGGTGAGGCGCAGCACCCGATCATCGGTGTCTCCCTCGACCGGCGGTGGCAGGGCGAGGGCGCCAAGGTCATCGAGGAGGGTGACATGCCGGGGGACCAGCCCTCGGTCGTCCCGGGCGGCCCGGCGGACAAGGCGGGGATCGAGCCCGGCGACGTCATCATCGAGATGGACGGCCGGCGGGTCACCGATCTCGACCAGCTCGTGGTGCGCATCCGCGCCCAGGCCGTGGGCGATAAGGTCACCCTCAAGGTCCTGCGGGACGGTGACGAGCGCGAGCTCACGATGACGCTCGAAGCGGCGGAGGAGAACTAG
- a CDS encoding Mrp/NBP35 family ATP-binding protein has product MAPHPTITDEQLRDALSTVIDPEIRRPITELGMVESAAVDADGLATVTILLTISGCPLKDTLTNDTTNAMKSIEGVTDVKVTLGVMNDEQRAELKNHLRGGQAEKEIPFAKPGSLTRVYAIASGKGGVGKSSITANLAASLAAEGLKVGVVDADIYGFSIPRMLGVTHAPTQVDDMILPPIASEVKVISIGMFVPGNQPVVWRGPMLHRALQQFLGDVFWGDLDVLLLDLPPGTGDIAISVAQLIPNSELLVVTTPQQAAAEVAERAGSIAMQTHQRLVGVIENMSWLELPDGSRQELFGSGGGQSVADSLTRTVGAEVPLLGQIPLDVTLREGSDHGEPTVLSNPDGPAAVALRGIARGIASRSRGLAGRSLSLTPTGN; this is encoded by the coding sequence ATGGCCCCCCACCCCACGATCACCGACGAGCAGCTGCGTGACGCGCTGAGCACCGTCATCGACCCCGAGATCCGCCGGCCCATCACCGAGCTGGGCATGGTTGAGTCCGCGGCCGTCGACGCCGACGGCCTGGCCACGGTCACCATCCTGCTCACCATCTCGGGGTGCCCCCTCAAGGACACCCTGACCAACGACACCACCAACGCGATGAAGTCCATCGAGGGCGTCACCGACGTGAAGGTCACCCTCGGCGTCATGAACGACGAGCAGCGTGCCGAGCTGAAGAACCACCTGCGCGGTGGCCAGGCGGAGAAGGAGATCCCCTTCGCCAAGCCGGGCTCGCTCACCCGCGTCTACGCCATCGCCTCAGGCAAGGGCGGCGTCGGCAAGTCCTCGATCACCGCCAACCTCGCCGCGTCGCTCGCGGCCGAGGGGCTGAAGGTCGGGGTCGTCGACGCCGACATCTACGGCTTCTCCATCCCCCGCATGCTCGGCGTGACCCACGCGCCGACGCAGGTCGACGACATGATCCTGCCGCCGATCGCCTCCGAGGTGAAGGTGATCTCGATCGGCATGTTCGTCCCCGGCAACCAGCCGGTGGTCTGGCGCGGCCCGATGCTCCACCGGGCGCTGCAGCAGTTCCTCGGCGACGTCTTCTGGGGCGACCTCGACGTGCTCCTGCTCGACCTGCCCCCGGGCACCGGTGACATCGCCATCTCCGTCGCCCAGCTGATCCCCAACAGCGAGCTGCTCGTCGTGACCACGCCGCAGCAGGCCGCGGCCGAGGTCGCCGAGCGCGCCGGCTCGATCGCGATGCAGACGCACCAGCGCCTCGTCGGCGTGATCGAGAACATGTCCTGGCTCGAGCTGCCCGACGGCAGCCGGCAGGAGCTCTTCGGCTCCGGCGGTGGCCAGTCCGTCGCCGACTCGCTCACCCGCACCGTCGGTGCCGAGGTCCCGCTGCTCGGCCAGATCCCCCTCGACGTCACGCTGCGTGAGGGCTCCGACCACGGCGAGCCCACCGTCCTGTCCAACCCCGACGGTCCCGCCGCCGTGGCCCTGCGCGGCATCGCCCGCGGCATCGCCTCGCGCTCGCGCGGACTGGCCGGCCGCAGCCTGAGCCTCACCCCCACCGGGAACTGA
- a CDS encoding DUF1003 domain-containing protein: MSERERRTARVDTPQEVRRQLIRRPSGMSSETFGVLSEKFARFMGTPRFLIWMTVFVTVWLAWNTFAPQSAQFDPRALNYTLLTLILSLQASYAAPLILLAQNRQDDRDRVGLEQDRVQAERALADTEYLTREVAALRIALRDAATRDFIRGELRDLLEEMETKGLEVRRRQNDAAADEVDETTEGPSPRW; encoded by the coding sequence ATGAGTGAGCGCGAACGCCGCACGGCCCGCGTCGACACCCCCCAGGAGGTCCGGCGCCAGCTGATCCGGCGCCCGTCCGGCATGTCGAGCGAGACCTTCGGCGTGCTGTCGGAGAAGTTCGCGCGCTTCATGGGCACACCGCGGTTCCTCATCTGGATGACGGTCTTCGTCACCGTGTGGCTCGCGTGGAACACCTTCGCGCCGCAGTCCGCGCAGTTCGACCCGCGGGCGCTGAACTACACGCTGCTCACTCTGATCCTGTCGCTGCAGGCCTCCTACGCCGCCCCGCTGATCCTCCTCGCGCAGAACCGGCAGGACGACCGCGACCGCGTCGGCCTGGAGCAGGACCGCGTGCAGGCCGAGCGCGCGCTCGCCGACACCGAGTACCTCACCCGCGAGGTGGCGGCCCTGCGCATCGCCCTGCGCGACGCGGCCACCCGTGACTTCATCCGCGGCGAGCTGCGCGACCTCCTCGAGGAGATGGAGACCAAGGGCCTCGAGGTGCGCCGGCGCCAGAACGACGCCGCCGCGGACGAGGTGGACGAGACGACCGAGGGCCCCAGCCCGCGCTGGTGA
- a CDS encoding CBS domain-containing protein: MSAPSRFFVARLASLNVFDPLGDQVGRVRDVVITFSASRRPRAIGLVVEVPGRRRVFVPMTRVTSVEGGQVITTGLVNMRRFEKRATETLVLAELLERPVTVRTDDGPVEATVEDVGVEQLPNRTWSVTKVFVRGGRKSRRGLLVRRRGETFTVPVEDVTGLSERASAAEHSAVKLLESVEDLKVADLAEVVSDLAPERRDAVVAALGDDRLADILQELGEDDQIAIIGTLTQTRAADVLEAMDPDDAADLLSVLPAERTETLLQLMKPDDAEPLRRLLSYDENTAGGLMTTDPVILAPEDTVAEALAVVRREEITAGLAATVYVCRPPLETPTGKYLGMIHIQRLLREPPHESIGRYLDKAIDPLRPEEPLGQVTRTLATYNLISAPVVDEQEHLLGAVTVDDVLDHILPEDWREERHEVSDE; the protein is encoded by the coding sequence GTGAGCGCTCCCTCCCGGTTCTTCGTCGCCCGTCTGGCGAGCCTCAACGTCTTCGACCCCCTCGGTGACCAGGTGGGGCGGGTGCGTGACGTCGTCATCACCTTCTCCGCCTCCCGCCGCCCACGGGCCATCGGCCTGGTCGTCGAGGTCCCCGGCCGGCGACGCGTCTTCGTCCCGATGACGCGGGTGACCTCTGTCGAGGGCGGTCAGGTCATCACGACCGGCCTGGTCAACATGCGCCGGTTCGAGAAGCGCGCAACGGAGACGCTCGTGCTCGCCGAGCTGCTCGAGCGCCCCGTGACCGTGCGCACCGACGACGGCCCCGTCGAGGCGACGGTCGAGGACGTGGGCGTCGAGCAGCTGCCCAACCGCACGTGGTCGGTGACCAAGGTCTTCGTGCGTGGCGGGCGCAAGTCCCGGCGCGGCCTGCTCGTGCGCCGGCGCGGGGAGACCTTCACCGTGCCCGTCGAGGACGTGACCGGACTGTCGGAGCGGGCCAGCGCAGCCGAGCACTCCGCGGTCAAGCTGCTCGAGTCGGTCGAGGACCTCAAGGTCGCCGACCTCGCCGAGGTCGTCTCCGACCTCGCGCCCGAGCGCCGCGACGCGGTCGTCGCCGCCCTCGGGGACGACCGGCTGGCCGACATCCTCCAGGAGCTCGGCGAGGACGACCAGATCGCGATCATCGGCACCCTCACCCAGACGCGCGCCGCCGACGTCCTCGAGGCCATGGACCCGGACGACGCGGCCGACCTGCTCTCCGTGCTGCCGGCCGAGCGCACCGAGACGCTGCTGCAGCTGATGAAGCCCGACGACGCGGAGCCGCTGCGCCGCCTGCTCAGCTACGACGAGAACACCGCCGGTGGTCTCATGACGACCGACCCGGTGATCCTCGCGCCCGAGGACACCGTCGCCGAGGCCCTCGCCGTCGTGCGCCGCGAGGAGATCACCGCCGGGCTGGCCGCCACCGTCTACGTCTGCCGCCCGCCGCTGGAGACACCGACGGGCAAGTACCTCGGGATGATCCACATCCAGCGGCTGCTGCGCGAGCCCCCGCACGAGAGCATCGGGCGCTACCTCGACAAGGCGATCGACCCCCTTCGCCCGGAGGAGCCCCTCGGCCAGGTGACCCGGACGCTGGCGACCTACAACCTGATCTCCGCCCCCGTCGTCGACGAGCAGGAGCACCTGCTCGGTGCGGTGACCGTCGACGACGTGCTCGACCACATCCTCCCCGAGGACTGGCGCGAGGAGCGGCACGAGGTGAGCGATGAGTGA
- a CDS encoding CoA ester lyase gives MRSAKDFFAPLAVGAPTPVREVPARPSRMIHFFDPSNEKMAKKVPDMVGVSDVLLGNLEDAVVADKKEAAREGLVRIAREVDFGEHTQLWTRINSLDSPWVLDDLTRLVTEVGDKLDVVMVPKVQGPEDIHYIDRILAQLEAKGGVQRPILVHAILETARGVANVEEIAGASPRMQGISLGPADLAADRRMKTTRVGGGHPGYLVRQDPAKGADGVPDYAGERAVFQQDLWHYTIARMVDACAMHGIFPFYGPFGDIKDTVACEDQFRNAFLLGCVGAWSLHPVQIEIAKKVFSPTAEDVAHARRVKEAMPDGRGAVMIDGKMEDDASYKQCMVVLELAERLSANDPELAKTYADAGKEA, from the coding sequence ATGCGCAGTGCCAAGGACTTCTTCGCCCCCCTCGCCGTGGGCGCCCCCACGCCCGTTCGTGAGGTGCCCGCCCGGCCGAGCCGGATGATCCACTTCTTCGACCCGAGCAACGAGAAGATGGCCAAGAAGGTCCCGGACATGGTCGGTGTCTCCGACGTGCTCCTCGGCAACCTCGAGGACGCCGTCGTGGCCGACAAGAAGGAGGCCGCGCGCGAGGGCCTGGTGCGGATCGCCCGGGAGGTCGACTTCGGCGAGCACACCCAGCTGTGGACGCGGATCAACTCCCTCGACAGCCCGTGGGTCCTCGACGACCTGACCCGCCTCGTCACCGAGGTCGGCGACAAGCTCGACGTCGTCATGGTCCCCAAGGTCCAGGGCCCGGAGGACATCCACTACATCGACCGGATCCTCGCCCAGCTCGAGGCGAAGGGGGGCGTGCAGCGCCCGATCCTCGTCCACGCGATCCTCGAGACCGCACGCGGCGTGGCCAACGTCGAGGAGATCGCCGGTGCGTCCCCGCGCATGCAGGGCATCTCCCTCGGCCCGGCCGACCTCGCCGCGGACCGCCGGATGAAGACCACGCGCGTCGGTGGCGGCCACCCCGGCTACCTGGTGCGCCAGGACCCGGCGAAGGGCGCCGATGGAGTCCCGGACTACGCGGGCGAGCGCGCCGTCTTCCAGCAGGACCTGTGGCACTACACGATCGCCCGGATGGTCGACGCCTGCGCGATGCACGGCATCTTCCCGTTCTACGGGCCCTTCGGCGACATCAAGGACACCGTCGCCTGCGAGGACCAGTTCCGCAACGCCTTCCTCCTCGGCTGCGTCGGCGCGTGGAGCCTGCACCCGGTGCAGATCGAGATCGCCAAGAAGGTCTTCAGCCCCACCGCGGAGGACGTCGCCCACGCCCGCCGCGTCAAGGAGGCCATGCCCGACGGGCGCGGCGCCGTGATGATCGACGGCAAGATGGAGGACGACGCCTCCTACAAGCAGTGCATGGTCGTCCTCGAGCTCGCCGAGCGCCTCTCCGCGAACGACCCCGAGCTGGCGAAGACGTACGCCGACGCCGGGAAGGAGGCCTGA
- a CDS encoding CoA ester lyase, whose product MSETYTPRRSVLYMPSSNARALEKAKTLPVDALILDLEDAVGPDDKPAAREAACAAVQSGEYGDRELTIRVNGIGTQWHEEDIAAASAAGPAGIVVPKVNTADEVRALVAAMEAAGAPDHTKLWAMIETPAAIFNIREIAQASDRLVAFVMGTNDLVKELQADHVPGRAPLLTSLSWALLAAREAGIAVLDGVYNAVKDLEGFTAECEQGRDMGFDGKTLIHPGQVEVCNTTFAPSEEAVEEAKGILAAWEEGAGTGVVTHNGKMIENLHVDIARRVLSTHEAILARS is encoded by the coding sequence ATGAGCGAGACCTACACCCCCCGCCGCTCCGTCCTCTACATGCCCAGCTCCAACGCCCGCGCGCTGGAGAAGGCGAAGACCCTGCCCGTCGACGCCCTGATCCTCGACCTCGAGGACGCGGTCGGCCCGGACGACAAGCCCGCCGCCCGCGAGGCCGCCTGTGCCGCAGTGCAGTCCGGTGAGTACGGGGACCGCGAGCTGACGATCCGCGTCAACGGCATCGGCACGCAGTGGCACGAGGAGGACATCGCCGCCGCGTCCGCGGCCGGGCCCGCCGGCATCGTCGTGCCCAAGGTCAACACCGCCGACGAGGTGCGTGCGCTCGTCGCGGCGATGGAGGCCGCCGGTGCCCCCGACCACACGAAGCTGTGGGCGATGATCGAGACGCCCGCCGCGATCTTCAACATCCGCGAGATCGCGCAGGCCTCCGACCGGCTCGTCGCCTTCGTCATGGGCACCAACGACCTCGTCAAGGAGCTGCAGGCCGACCACGTCCCCGGCCGGGCGCCGCTGCTCACCTCGCTGTCGTGGGCGCTGCTCGCGGCACGCGAGGCGGGCATCGCCGTCCTCGACGGCGTCTACAACGCGGTCAAGGACCTCGAGGGCTTCACGGCCGAGTGCGAGCAGGGCCGCGACATGGGCTTCGACGGCAAGACCCTCATCCACCCCGGCCAGGTCGAGGTGTGCAACACCACCTTCGCGCCGAGCGAGGAGGCCGTCGAGGAGGCCAAGGGCATCCTCGCCGCCTGGGAGGAGGGCGCCGGCACCGGCGTCGTCACCCACAACGGCAAGATGATCGAGAACCTCCACGTGGACATCGCCCGCCGGGTGCTCTCCACCCACGAGGCGATCCTCGCGCGGTCCTGA
- a CDS encoding peptidoglycan-binding protein, protein MAAALAAGLAGVGVAAPAHAATHPLLRLGSRGTAVRELQRKLLDAGYEHMGVDGIYGPSTRGAVIALQRDHRLVVDGICGPNTWAVVDRLAGSGGGGGETAPEASGSHPLLRSGSRGSAVTRLQRTMRANGYWHTGNDGIYGHTTAQAVMAVQKVHGLARDGVCGPNTWAVIDRLSRPRGRTTSGTVMEVDLAKQVIIFVVSGRTRWVFNTSTGKAGWRTPRGRYRIFRQVNRMDYGPLGALWRPKYFNGGIAIHGYGSVPGYPASHGCTRVSNAAMNYVWGSGLAPIGRRVWVY, encoded by the coding sequence ATGGCTGCCGCGCTGGCAGCCGGCCTCGCAGGCGTCGGTGTCGCCGCACCCGCCCACGCCGCCACCCATCCGCTCCTGCGGTTGGGCAGTCGGGGGACCGCCGTCCGTGAGCTGCAACGCAAGCTGCTCGACGCCGGCTACGAGCACATGGGCGTCGACGGCATCTACGGGCCGTCCACGCGGGGGGCGGTCATCGCCCTCCAGCGCGACCACCGGCTCGTCGTGGACGGCATCTGCGGGCCCAACACCTGGGCGGTCGTCGACCGCCTCGCGGGATCCGGCGGCGGCGGTGGGGAGACCGCGCCCGAGGCGTCCGGCTCGCACCCGTTGCTGCGCAGCGGCAGCCGGGGGTCGGCCGTGACCCGCCTGCAACGCACGATGCGGGCGAACGGGTACTGGCACACGGGCAACGACGGCATCTACGGCCACACCACCGCGCAGGCCGTCATGGCCGTGCAGAAGGTCCACGGACTCGCGCGCGACGGTGTCTGCGGGCCCAACACCTGGGCCGTCATCGACCGCCTCAGCCGACCGCGTGGGCGCACGACCAGCGGCACCGTCATGGAGGTCGACCTGGCCAAGCAGGTCATCATCTTCGTCGTCTCGGGGCGCACCCGATGGGTCTTCAACACCAGCACCGGCAAGGCCGGCTGGCGCACCCCGCGAGGGCGGTACCGGATCTTCCGCCAGGTCAACCGGATGGACTACGGCCCGCTCGGCGCGCTGTGGCGACCGAAGTACTTCAACGGCGGGATCGCGATCCACGGCTACGGGTCCGTCCCGGGCTATCCGGCCTCCCACGGCTGCACGCGGGTGTCGAACGCCGCGATGAACTACGTCTGGGGCTCCGGCCTCGCCCCGATCGGTCGGCGGGTCTGGGTGTACTGA
- a CDS encoding acyl-CoA dehydrogenase family protein: protein MSRLQTTDGLTEEQQDLLGLVKEFVDEQIIPVAQELEHADEYPQKIVDQMKEMGIFGLMIPEEFGGLGESLLTYALCVEEIARGWMPVSGIINTHFIVAYMILKHGTDEQKQRYLPKMATGEIRGAFSMSEPALGSDVAGIKTKAVQGAGDEWTINGQKMWLTNGGSANLVAVLCRTDLGADTAHKNMSTFLIDKTEGFGETAQGVTVPGKIEKMGYKGVDTTELIFDNHRTSTAQLLGGEPGKGFYQMMDGVEVGRVNVASRACGLMMRAFELGIDYAQQRETFGKKIVDHQGILFRIADMAAKVEAGHQLMVKAARLKDKGERNDLEAGIAKYMAAEYCADVVEQSFRIHGGFGYTKEYEIERLYREAPMLLIGEGTAEIQKMIIGKSILKDYPAKR, encoded by the coding sequence ATGTCCCGACTGCAGACGACCGATGGACTGACCGAGGAGCAGCAGGACCTGCTCGGGCTCGTGAAGGAGTTCGTCGACGAGCAGATCATCCCGGTGGCCCAGGAGCTGGAGCACGCGGACGAGTACCCGCAGAAGATCGTCGACCAGATGAAGGAGATGGGGATCTTCGGCCTGATGATCCCCGAGGAGTTCGGCGGTCTCGGCGAGTCCCTGCTGACCTACGCGCTGTGCGTCGAGGAGATCGCGCGAGGCTGGATGCCGGTCTCGGGCATCATCAACACCCACTTCATCGTCGCGTACATGATCCTCAAGCACGGTACCGACGAGCAGAAGCAGCGCTACCTGCCGAAGATGGCAACCGGTGAGATCCGCGGCGCCTTCTCCATGTCCGAGCCCGCGCTCGGGTCCGACGTCGCCGGCATCAAGACCAAGGCGGTCCAGGGCGCTGGGGACGAGTGGACCATCAACGGCCAGAAGATGTGGCTGACCAACGGCGGCTCCGCCAACCTCGTCGCGGTGCTGTGCCGCACCGACCTCGGTGCCGACACCGCGCACAAGAACATGTCGACCTTCCTCATCGACAAGACCGAGGGCTTCGGTGAGACCGCGCAGGGCGTCACCGTCCCCGGCAAGATCGAGAAGATGGGCTACAAGGGCGTCGACACGACCGAGCTGATCTTCGACAACCACCGCACGAGCACCGCCCAGCTGCTCGGTGGCGAGCCGGGCAAGGGCTTCTACCAGATGATGGACGGCGTCGAGGTCGGCCGGGTCAACGTCGCCTCGCGTGCGTGCGGCCTGATGATGCGCGCCTTCGAGCTCGGGATCGACTACGCCCAGCAGCGCGAGACCTTCGGCAAGAAGATCGTCGACCACCAGGGCATCCTCTTCCGCATCGCCGACATGGCCGCCAAGGTCGAGGCCGGCCACCAGCTGATGGTCAAGGCCGCCCGGCTGAAGGACAAGGGCGAGCGCAACGACCTCGAGGCCGGCATCGCGAAGTACATGGCCGCCGAGTACTGCGCCGACGTCGTCGAGCAGTCCTTCCGCATCCACGGTGGCTTCGGCTACACCAAGGAGTACGAGATCGAGCGCCTCTACCGCGAGGCCCCGATGCTGCTCATCGGTGAGGGCACCGCCGAGATCCAGAAGATGATCATCGGCAAGAGCATTTTGAAGGACTACCCGGCCAAGCGCTGA
- a CDS encoding general stress protein: MSTQPHMTARMEDHLGLRFPMSLVTYDTYAEAQRAVDFLADKEFPVEDVMIVGTDLKQVERVRGRLTTSKVLLGGLLSGLWIGVFVGLVFAMFEGGDNLVQRLVSTVLIGAVFGLVWAWLGYRSTGGQRDFTSISQVVASRYEVLTEHKHMQTARELLAELDPMRAAQEQVRQRQEQARAEQERMDRGRGGQPT, encoded by the coding sequence ATGAGTACGCAGCCGCACATGACCGCCCGGATGGAAGATCACCTCGGGCTGCGCTTCCCGATGTCCCTGGTCACCTATGACACCTATGCCGAGGCGCAGCGTGCCGTCGACTTCCTCGCCGACAAGGAGTTCCCGGTCGAGGACGTCATGATCGTCGGCACCGATCTCAAGCAGGTCGAGCGGGTGCGCGGACGCCTCACCACGAGCAAGGTGCTGCTCGGCGGCCTGCTGTCCGGTCTGTGGATCGGTGTCTTCGTCGGGCTCGTCTTCGCGATGTTCGAGGGCGGGGACAACCTCGTCCAGCGGCTGGTGTCCACGGTCCTCATCGGTGCCGTCTTCGGCCTCGTGTGGGCGTGGCTGGGTTACCGCTCCACCGGTGGGCAGCGTGACTTCACCTCGATCAGCCAGGTCGTCGCCTCCCGCTACGAGGTGCTCACCGAGCACAAGCACATGCAGACCGCCCGTGAGCTGCTCGCCGAGCTCGACCCGATGCGCGCCGCCCAGGAGCAGGTGCGCCAGCGGCAGGAGCAGGCCCGCGCCGAGCAGGAGCGCATGGACCGTGGCCGGGGCGGGCAGCCCACCTGA